One part of the Rutidosis leptorrhynchoides isolate AG116_Rl617_1_P2 chromosome 1, CSIRO_AGI_Rlap_v1, whole genome shotgun sequence genome encodes these proteins:
- the LOC139841167 gene encoding uncharacterized protein, giving the protein MSRCLTTRYRELKAWDLCHPNAENVFKALKEAGLKLAIVSNFDTRLTPLLRALKCDHWFDALDVSSELLGVEPEGAVHAGDDRRNDIWGIRDAGCDAWLWGSDVHSFKEVTSPDNIRETKIMAEAVTK; this is encoded by the exons ATGTCACGATGCTTAACAACCAG GTATAGGGAGTTA AAGGCATGGGATCTATGTCATCCAAATGCCGAGAACGTGTTCAAGGCTCTAAAAGAAGCTGGTTTAAAACTTGCAATTGTCTCAAATTTTGACACACGCTTAACACCTCTGTTGCGTGCTTTAAAATGTGATCATTGGTTTGATGCTTTGGATGTTTCATCTGAA CTATTAGGTGTAGAACCTGAGGGTGCGGTTCATGCAGGTGATGATCGTAGAAACGATATATGGGGGATCCGAGATGCAGGTTGTGATGCTTGGCTATGGGGCAGTGACGTTCATTCTTTCAAAGAG GTAACGTCTCCTGATAATATTCGTGAAACCAAGATAATGGCAGAGGCTGTAACAAAATAG